The Methanomethylovorans hollandica DSM 15978 genome includes a region encoding these proteins:
- a CDS encoding TRAM domain-containing protein yields MQSSAPVEAGQNYEVTIEDIAREGDGIARVSGFVVFVPNTEVGDEVTIKVNKVMSKFAFGEVA; encoded by the coding sequence ATGCAGTCAAGTGCTCCAGTAGAAGCTGGACAGAATTATGAAGTGACAATTGAAGACATCGCAAGAGAAGGCGACGGAATCGCAAGAGTAAGCGGATTTGTTGTCTTTGTACCCAACACCGAGGTTGGCGATGAAGTCACGATAAAGGTCAATAAGGTAATGAGCAAATTCGCATTTGGCGAAGTTGCTTAA
- a CDS encoding hemerythrin domain-containing protein, which yields MMGTEDLKHEHNEIGLMLDVLGKICELLDAGENIDPEHLKQLHDFMFTFVDKCHHTKEEEILFPMLKSINGAESQKLIDVLIAEHGTGRKYAHAIGEAISNHENVDLQDRAEIIKYGRNYIKLLVQHIKKENNVLFTMAEKKLSDKQNLELFEKFEVVEKEKIGMGEHEKLHAMLHHLADIYL from the coding sequence ATGATGGGTACTGAAGATTTAAAACATGAGCATAATGAAATTGGTCTGATGCTTGATGTTCTGGGAAAGATTTGCGAACTACTTGATGCCGGAGAAAATATTGACCCTGAACATCTTAAGCAGCTACATGATTTCATGTTTACTTTTGTGGACAAATGTCATCATACAAAGGAAGAAGAGATTTTATTTCCTATGTTGAAATCTATAAATGGTGCAGAATCTCAAAAACTGATCGATGTGCTTATTGCCGAGCATGGAACCGGACGCAAATATGCACATGCTATAGGTGAAGCTATTTCTAATCACGAAAATGTAGATTTACAAGATCGTGCTGAAATAATTAAATACGGAAGAAATTATATTAAGCTCTTGGTTCAACATATTAAAAAAGAAAATAACGTTCTTTTCACAATGGCTGAAAAGAAACTTTCAGATAAGCAGAATCTAGAATTGTTTGAAAAATTTGAGGTTGTGGAAAAGGAAAAGATCGGAATGGGAGAACATGAGAAATTGCATGCAATGCTCCACCATCTGGCTGATATTTATCTCTAA
- a CDS encoding DUF1699 family protein, which produces MKIRVVSSKDEINTLDPEEKIVHLAFRPSNQDIFSLVMRCPKIKAIHIPSSYIRTISSSARMYLKMQAIELLEGDVWGHRKDINEYYEISQRVFDHIKQYKSEGMPEVDLVEKLRRETKMSPELISFLAKNVS; this is translated from the coding sequence ATGAAAATAAGAGTAGTCAGTTCCAAAGACGAGATTAACACATTAGATCCGGAAGAAAAGATAGTTCATCTTGCGTTCAGACCATCAAACCAGGACATCTTCTCACTTGTAATGAGATGTCCAAAGATCAAGGCAATCCACATTCCAAGTTCTTACATAAGAACAATATCCAGCTCTGCAAGGATGTACCTGAAAATGCAAGCTATAGAACTTCTAGAAGGTGATGTGTGGGGACACCGTAAGGACATCAACGAATATTACGAGATTTCCCAGAGAGTATTTGACCACATAAAGCAGTATAAATCAGAAGGGATGCCAGAGGTTGATCTAGTTGAAAAGTTGAGAAGGGAGACCAAAATGAGTCCAGAGTTGATTTCATTCCTTGCCAAGAATGTTTCCTAA
- the pth2 gene encoding peptidyl-tRNA hydrolase Pth2 encodes MDEYKQCIIVRDDLKLSKGKLAVQVAHAAVSASSWASKSALDNWKEGGQKKVVLRVPALKDLFELKEKARREGFPTALIADAGLTEIEPGTVTVLGIGPARAQDIDRITKELKLL; translated from the coding sequence ATGGATGAATATAAACAATGCATCATTGTGAGAGACGATCTGAAACTTTCAAAAGGTAAGCTTGCAGTACAGGTTGCACATGCAGCGGTATCTGCCAGCAGCTGGGCTTCAAAATCCGCCCTTGATAACTGGAAGGAAGGCGGACAGAAAAAAGTGGTGCTACGGGTTCCCGCACTAAAAGATCTTTTCGAGCTAAAGGAAAAAGCCCGCAGGGAAGGATTTCCCACAGCTCTTATCGCTGATGCCGGCCTCACTGAAATTGAACCCGGAACTGTGACCGTCCTTGGTATCGGTCCTGCAAGAGCTCAGGATATTGACAGAATAACCAAGGAACTTAAACTTCTTTAA
- a CDS encoding PepSY domain-containing protein: MRNRTIAILALVLLTGLAATTLVSAETNLLQRASGYAGGFCNCGAGWNGNAPGYCATYANQEPTVKTVAEALAITKTEISDDVTENDIYQMGRWWIVPYTGDDGTAKQGRIDAYTGEVIPDFFTSQYAPSQYRQGMGRGYGMMGMRRY, from the coding sequence ATGAGAAACAGAACAATAGCAATACTTGCACTAGTACTCCTTACAGGACTCGCTGCAACTACCCTCGTAAGTGCCGAGACAAACCTTTTGCAACGTGCCTCGGGTTATGCAGGAGGTTTCTGCAACTGCGGTGCAGGTTGGAATGGAAATGCTCCGGGTTACTGCGCTACTTATGCAAACCAGGAACCTACAGTAAAGACTGTAGCAGAAGCTCTTGCAATAACTAAAACAGAGATCTCAGACGATGTAACGGAAAATGATATCTACCAAATGGGTAGATGGTGGATAGTTCCTTACACAGGAGATGATGGTACTGCCAAGCAAGGACGTATCGATGCATATACAGGTGAAGTTATTCCTGACTTCTTCACTTCACAGTATGCTCCTTCCCAGTACAGGCAGGGAATGGGCAGAGGTTATGGCATGATGGGTATGCGGAGGTATTAA
- a CDS encoding flavodoxin family protein: MKVIAINGSPRKKWNTATLLEQALAGAETEGAETEIIHLYDLNFKGCTSCFACKLKNGKSYGQCAMKDELTPVLEKLENADAVILGSPIYLGNLTGEMRSFMERYIFPYLVYSANPATLYPKNISVGYIYTMGAKEEHFDFFGFNKVIEVNEVVATKIFGYSESLCSTDTYQFDDYSQYVADIFDLKEKAKTREEVFPQDCKKAFEMGARLVKRQSVE, translated from the coding sequence ATGAAAGTAATAGCAATAAATGGAAGTCCAAGAAAGAAATGGAACACAGCAACTCTGCTTGAACAAGCTCTTGCAGGTGCAGAGACAGAAGGTGCAGAGACAGAAATAATTCATCTCTATGACCTGAATTTTAAAGGATGTACAAGTTGCTTTGCCTGCAAATTAAAAAATGGGAAAAGCTATGGACAATGTGCAATGAAGGATGAACTGACACCGGTGTTGGAAAAGCTGGAAAATGCAGATGCAGTAATCCTTGGATCACCCATATACCTTGGAAATTTGACAGGGGAAATGAGATCATTTATGGAGCGTTATATATTCCCATATCTGGTTTACTCTGCTAACCCAGCAACATTATATCCAAAGAATATCTCGGTTGGATACATTTATACAATGGGTGCAAAGGAAGAGCACTTTGATTTCTTTGGATTTAATAAAGTAATTGAAGTAAATGAAGTGGTTGCAACAAAAATCTTTGGATATTCCGAATCACTGTGCAGCACTGACACATATCAATTCGATGACTATTCACAATATGTTGCGGATATCTTTGATCTCAAAGAAAAAGCGAAAACACGCGAAGAAGTATTTCCACAGGACTGTAAGAAAGCCTTTGAGATGGGAGCCAGGCTAGTAAAACGACAAAGTGTAGAATAG
- a CDS encoding Rieske (2Fe-2S) protein — protein MSAWIVAMEDKLAEEKMNVITVEGKKILLIRKEGTVYAIDNKCPHMGCPLKGGILEGYVLKCSCHNWGFDIRTGMNAKTGAYVDKPDSKVSTYQTKISDGNISVML, from the coding sequence ATGTCTGCATGGATCGTTGCTATGGAAGATAAACTGGCTGAAGAAAAAATGAACGTGATCACCGTAGAAGGGAAAAAGATTCTGTTAATCAGGAAAGAAGGTACTGTTTATGCCATAGATAATAAATGTCCCCACATGGGTTGTCCTCTTAAGGGAGGTATCCTGGAAGGTTATGTTCTGAAATGTAGTTGTCACAACTGGGGTTTTGACATCAGGACTGGTATGAATGCAAAGACAGGCGCATATGTGGATAAGCCAGATTCAAAGGTTTCTACATACCAAACAAAAATATCCGATGGTAACATTTCAGTAATGCTGTAA
- the truD gene encoding tRNA pseudouridine(13) synthase TruD yields MQVPETEHTIGMELYATTTGDIGGKLRQVPEDFIVKEVSGWEVEASGKHLILELTKRDWDTNHIIRDLSRSLGISQKRIGFAGTKDKRAVTTQRISIFDVTEETIEKVHIKDVQLTPLGRYRRSVELGDLRGNIFQITIRDIDLATDELKQRMDGITSEIQNMGGVPNFFGIQRFGAIRPVTHLVGEALVRGSPEEAAMIYIAASFKDEPQETRIARDEVRNTRDFAQGLRTFPPRLRYERAMMHYLVEHPEDYKGSFSMLTDSMSRMFVHAFQSYIYNRVICARIQAGIPLNQAIEGDIVCFKNSDSLPDTSKTQRVNAVNLEGMNNLIKRGRAFVTAPLFGYNTEMASGISGEIESAIIEELKLTTEEFQLQEIPSMASKGQRREILLNVQPQFKILEDDLNNGKQKVMVEFSLPKGSYATTVLREYMKVDPLKMS; encoded by the coding sequence ATGCAGGTCCCTGAAACAGAACACACGATAGGCATGGAATTATATGCAACTACAACCGGAGATATCGGAGGAAAGCTCAGGCAGGTGCCGGAGGATTTCATAGTAAAGGAAGTATCCGGCTGGGAGGTGGAAGCTTCCGGGAAACACCTGATTTTAGAACTCACTAAAAGGGACTGGGACACAAATCATATCATCAGGGATCTTTCGAGATCACTTGGTATCAGCCAGAAGCGCATTGGTTTCGCAGGTACAAAAGACAAAAGAGCTGTAACCACCCAGCGCATCAGTATCTTTGATGTTACTGAAGAGACCATTGAAAAAGTGCATATCAAAGATGTACAGTTGACGCCTCTTGGAAGATACAGGAGATCTGTGGAACTGGGAGATCTGCGGGGAAATATATTCCAGATAACTATACGGGATATAGATCTTGCAACAGACGAACTGAAGCAAAGAATGGACGGGATCACTTCCGAGATACAGAATATGGGAGGAGTCCCTAATTTCTTTGGAATACAGCGCTTTGGAGCCATCCGGCCGGTTACACATCTGGTAGGAGAAGCTCTGGTCAGAGGTTCACCCGAAGAAGCTGCAATGATATATATTGCTGCAAGTTTCAAAGACGAGCCGCAAGAAACAAGGATAGCAAGAGATGAAGTACGGAACACCAGAGATTTTGCACAGGGACTGAGAACATTTCCTCCCCGTCTGCGCTATGAACGTGCCATGATGCACTATCTTGTGGAGCATCCGGAAGATTATAAAGGTTCGTTCTCGATGTTGACAGACAGCATGAGCAGGATGTTCGTACATGCATTCCAGTCATACATATATAATAGAGTGATCTGTGCAAGAATTCAAGCCGGAATTCCTCTTAACCAGGCCATTGAAGGAGATATCGTATGCTTCAAGAACAGTGATTCTCTGCCTGATACATCAAAAACACAACGTGTCAATGCTGTGAACCTGGAAGGAATGAACAATCTTATAAAAAGAGGACGGGCATTTGTCACTGCGCCGCTCTTCGGATATAATACCGAGATGGCTTCGGGAATCTCCGGAGAAATTGAATCAGCTATCATAGAGGAACTCAAATTAACTACTGAGGAGTTCCAGTTGCAGGAAATACCCTCCATGGCTTCAAAGGGACAAAGAAGAGAGATACTTCTTAATGTACAGCCACAATTCAAGATCCTCGAAGATGACCTGAACAACGGAAAGCAAAAAGTGATGGTGGAATTCTCCCTTCCTAAAGGAAGCTATGCCACCACAGTGCTGCGCGAATATATGAAGGTGGACCCTCTTAAAATGAGTTAA
- a CDS encoding ArsR/SmtB family transcription factor: MTQSLEQIVHIGEALAHPVRIRLLYMLSENERYIYELAKELNLSRQVVDLHLKRLEKAGFVESDLRLEENDMRAKKFFRLKEFDIKICTADLKNIFT; encoded by the coding sequence ATGACCCAATCACTTGAACAAATAGTGCACATCGGTGAGGCTCTTGCTCACCCTGTGAGAATACGATTATTGTACATGCTTTCGGAAAATGAGAGATATATCTATGAGCTTGCCAAAGAGCTGAATCTTTCCAGGCAGGTGGTGGACCTGCATCTAAAACGTCTAGAAAAGGCAGGTTTTGTGGAAAGCGACTTGAGGCTTGAAGAGAATGACATGCGGGCAAAGAAGTTCTTCCGACTCAAGGAATTTGATATAAAAATTTGTACAGCTGACCTTAAAAACATATTCACTTGA
- the cooS gene encoding anaerobic carbon-monoxide dehydrogenase catalytic subunit, producing MEGDRISCHASVKKVYERIKEDGITNIWDRYEAQGMGGNPDRRCNFCQGGMRCDLCSNGPCRANAETDKRGVCGITADGMAMRMMLLRNVMGASTYQYHTEQTIKTLRATALGKTPFNIKESEKLRTFAARLGVDTSGTDNEVALRLCDFVEADFRNEYGKHSKIVEMLAPQERKETWKKLGIFPNGIHSEIMRTTSSSLTNVDGDYVSLALKAMRLGVAMGYQSQIVNEYCQDILFGLPKPHKMRVDLGVLDPEYVNVLPNGHEPFLGFAMVQLAREQMWQDKAQAVGAKGMRIIANIETGQEMIQRWEMDNVFFGFTGNWIAQEAVMASGCVDLFVADMNCSMPIDPIYAQKYHFKIVPVSDLVSLEGIDERIDYVPEKAREQAAQLLQMAIDNFSERRKTVLPVTGLPITESVVGFSSESITEALGGSITPLLDAIKSGTIRGVAGLVSCTTLRDSGQDCHSLDIAKELIARDVLVLSMGCGNAAMQVGGLCSPDAMELAGPGLKGLCKQLGVPPVLSFGTCTDTGRLADLLGAISSALGDVPLPDLPVVATAPEYMEQKATIDAVYALALGLHTHVNPVPTVTGAPRLVKLLTQDCKDVTGGVMNVETDAKKAVDAMLEHIESKRSKLGI from the coding sequence ATGGAAGGAGATAGGATATCCTGTCATGCATCTGTAAAGAAAGTATATGAAAGAATCAAAGAAGACGGCATAACCAACATATGGGATCGGTATGAGGCCCAGGGTATGGGTGGGAACCCCGACAGACGTTGTAACTTCTGCCAGGGAGGTATGCGCTGCGACCTATGTTCCAATGGACCCTGCAGAGCCAATGCTGAAACGGATAAAAGAGGTGTTTGCGGTATCACTGCTGATGGCATGGCCATGCGTATGATGCTCTTACGCAATGTTATGGGAGCTTCAACTTACCAGTACCATACAGAACAGACCATAAAAACACTAAGAGCCACAGCTCTTGGCAAGACACCTTTTAATATTAAGGAGTCTGAGAAACTCAGAACTTTTGCTGCAAGGCTTGGTGTTGATACATCAGGCACCGATAATGAAGTAGCTTTGCGATTATGTGACTTTGTGGAAGCTGATTTCAGGAATGAATACGGAAAACATAGTAAGATAGTAGAGATGCTTGCACCCCAAGAGCGTAAGGAAACATGGAAAAAGCTAGGTATATTCCCCAATGGCATCCACAGTGAGATCATGAGGACAACGAGTTCATCCCTCACAAACGTAGATGGAGACTATGTGAGCCTTGCCCTAAAAGCTATGCGTCTGGGAGTGGCTATGGGTTATCAGAGCCAGATAGTAAATGAATATTGCCAGGACATCCTCTTCGGTTTGCCCAAACCGCATAAGATGAGAGTTGACCTTGGAGTGCTTGACCCCGAATATGTAAACGTACTCCCCAATGGTCATGAACCATTTTTGGGATTTGCCATGGTGCAGCTGGCAAGAGAACAAATGTGGCAGGACAAGGCTCAGGCAGTTGGTGCAAAAGGAATGCGTATAATAGCCAATATTGAGACTGGCCAGGAAATGATACAGAGATGGGAAATGGACAATGTGTTCTTTGGGTTTACTGGCAACTGGATTGCCCAAGAAGCGGTCATGGCCAGCGGCTGTGTAGACCTGTTCGTGGCAGATATGAACTGTTCAATGCCTATAGACCCGATCTATGCCCAGAAATATCATTTCAAAATAGTACCTGTCAGTGACCTTGTTTCTTTAGAGGGTATTGATGAAAGAATAGATTATGTACCAGAAAAGGCACGTGAGCAGGCTGCTCAGCTGTTGCAGATGGCTATAGATAACTTCAGTGAACGCAGGAAAACCGTATTACCTGTAACTGGCCTTCCTATCACTGAGTCTGTGGTGGGATTCTCGTCAGAGAGCATAACAGAAGCACTGGGTGGCAGCATAACACCTCTTCTGGATGCTATAAAGAGTGGAACCATAAGAGGTGTTGCAGGTCTTGTATCCTGTACAACCCTGAGGGATTCGGGACAGGATTGTCATAGTCTGGATATTGCAAAGGAACTTATTGCAAGGGATGTGCTGGTACTTTCTATGGGATGCGGCAATGCTGCCATGCAGGTTGGAGGTCTGTGCAGCCCTGATGCAATGGAACTTGCAGGACCTGGACTCAAAGGCCTGTGCAAACAACTTGGTGTTCCTCCCGTACTCAGCTTTGGTACATGTACCGATACCGGAAGGCTGGCAGATCTGCTTGGTGCTATATCATCAGCTCTAGGTGATGTACCTCTGCCTGACCTGCCTGTAGTGGCAACAGCACCTGAATATATGGAGCAGAAAGCTACCATTGATGCAGTCTATGCTCTTGCATTGGGCCTGCACACGCATGTTAATCCTGTGCCCACAGTAACAGGTGCTCCAAGGCTGGTGAAACTGCTCACTCAGGACTGCAAGGATGTAACCGGAGGAGTAATGAATGTGGAAACTGATGCTAAAAAGGCTGTAGATGCCATGTTGGAACATATTGAGAGCAAGCGCAGCAAGCTGGGCATCTGA
- the pyrG gene encoding glutamine hydrolyzing CTP synthase: MKYIVVTGGVMSGLGKGITAASIGRNLKNIGYKVTAIKIDPYINIDAGTMSPYQHGEVFVLKDGGEVDLDLGNYERFLDTELTRDHNLTTGKIYQSVISKERRGDYLGKTVQIIPHITNEIKDRIRKVAAKSGADICLIEVGGTVGDIESMPFLEAVRQMHREEKTDNLIFVHVTLVPIDTQGEQKTKPTQHSVKELRELGLTPNVIVARCKEPLSRNTISKISLFCDVPEEAVISAHDARDIYELPLLMDKEGLTQYLIKRLSLKSTTSDTSWIEMVERMQNLKGQVNICIVGKYTHLEDSYLSISASIKHASTECGCDYVTDWLNAETLEHDPECLKKLEAYDGILVPGGFGERGTEGKIMAIRYAREHNIPFLGLCLGMQLSVVEFARNVVGLEKANSTEFNEDTPFPVIDILPEQEGVEDMGATMRLGDYEAQLKPGSLAEKIYGSRSIIERHRHRYEVNPNFVDKLQEKGLVFSGVNRNRMEICELTGHPFFFASQFHPEFKSRPGKPSPPFKAFMCAMLDRQKERC; the protein is encoded by the coding sequence ATGAAATATATCGTAGTTACAGGCGGAGTTATGAGCGGTCTTGGTAAAGGCATCACTGCTGCATCCATTGGCAGGAACCTTAAGAACATAGGGTATAAGGTCACAGCCATCAAGATCGACCCATATATTAACATTGATGCAGGGACGATGAGTCCCTATCAGCACGGAGAGGTCTTCGTCCTTAAGGATGGAGGGGAAGTGGATCTTGATCTTGGGAACTACGAACGGTTCCTTGACACTGAGCTTACCCGGGATCATAATCTGACCACAGGTAAGATCTACCAGTCCGTGATTTCAAAAGAGCGCAGGGGAGATTACTTGGGGAAGACCGTGCAGATCATTCCCCACATCACTAATGAGATCAAGGACCGGATAAGAAAGGTTGCTGCAAAGAGTGGCGCTGATATATGTCTTATTGAGGTAGGAGGCACTGTGGGTGATATTGAAAGCATGCCTTTCCTCGAAGCTGTCAGACAGATGCACCGTGAAGAGAAAACAGACAACCTTATTTTTGTGCATGTGACGCTAGTGCCAATAGATACTCAGGGTGAGCAGAAGACCAAGCCAACGCAGCATTCTGTTAAGGAGCTCAGGGAACTTGGATTGACACCAAATGTAATAGTTGCCAGGTGCAAGGAACCTCTTTCCAGAAATACAATCTCAAAGATATCCCTGTTCTGTGATGTACCGGAAGAAGCTGTTATCAGTGCCCATGATGCAAGGGACATTTATGAATTGCCTCTTTTGATGGATAAAGAAGGGCTTACTCAATATCTGATAAAAAGACTTTCTCTCAAATCGACAACTTCTGATACATCCTGGATCGAAATGGTGGAGCGCATGCAAAACCTAAAGGGACAGGTGAATATTTGCATTGTAGGGAAGTACACTCACCTTGAGGATTCATACCTCAGCATCAGTGCATCCATTAAACATGCTTCTACAGAATGTGGTTGTGATTATGTTACGGACTGGCTCAATGCAGAAACACTGGAACATGACCCGGAATGTCTTAAAAAGCTGGAGGCATATGATGGGATTCTGGTTCCGGGAGGCTTTGGGGAAAGAGGTACTGAAGGTAAAATTATGGCTATCAGATACGCCCGCGAGCACAATATCCCATTCCTGGGACTTTGTCTGGGAATGCAGTTATCTGTAGTAGAGTTTGCAAGGAATGTAGTGGGTCTTGAAAAAGCTAATAGTACTGAGTTCAACGAAGATACTCCTTTTCCGGTCATAGATATATTGCCAGAGCAGGAAGGGGTGGAGGATATGGGAGCCACGATGAGGCTGGGTGATTATGAGGCTCAGCTTAAGCCAGGCTCCCTCGCAGAAAAGATCTATGGGTCACGCAGTATAATTGAACGTCACAGGCACAGATATGAAGTAAATCCCAACTTTGTGGACAAATTGCAGGAAAAGGGCCTTGTGTTCTCCGGGGTCAACAGGAACCGCATGGAAATATGCGAACTTACCGGACATCCGTTCTTCTTTGCATCTCAGTTCCATCCAGAGTTCAAATCAAGACCGGGCAAACCTTCTCCTCCATTTAAAGCTTTTATGTGCGCCATGCTTGACAGGCAGAAAGAAAGGTGTTAA
- the mptN gene encoding tetrahydromethanopterin:alpha-L-glutamate ligase, which translates to MKLGIAVTDPHDWTADALLEAAVDRDFETYLIDLRHTEVVIEKDVVISCQGLTLPILDVLVVRDVGAGPMEGVSFRFDVLRQLEMQGTLILNSPEAIRNAANKYHTTYLLAKAGIPVPATFSVQDRDKAIETINDLRDAIVKPVFGYKGKGIIRVREGKMVEPDGKISQIPWEKQITQMIDSWGMLYIQEFIENQGRDIRAFVVNGKVLGSIYRSAQKGHWINNLSQGGTSSPCSLTPSQEEICAKAAEAVGTVFAGVDLIEGPDGTMVLEVNGTPSGAGIYSSCGVNVAGHILDYIHLRE; encoded by the coding sequence ATGAAACTTGGAATTGCTGTCACCGATCCGCATGACTGGACTGCTGATGCCCTTTTGGAAGCTGCAGTGGACAGAGACTTCGAGACATATCTCATTGATCTGCGACATACGGAAGTTGTCATAGAAAAAGATGTAGTGATCTCATGTCAGGGCCTGACACTTCCAATACTTGATGTGCTGGTGGTAAGGGATGTAGGTGCCGGGCCTATGGAAGGTGTTTCCTTCAGGTTCGATGTCCTGAGGCAGCTGGAAATGCAGGGCACGCTTATACTGAATAGCCCCGAAGCCATAAGGAATGCTGCAAATAAGTATCATACGACATACCTGCTCGCAAAAGCAGGAATACCTGTACCGGCTACGTTCTCAGTGCAGGACAGGGACAAAGCCATTGAGACGATCAACGACCTCAGGGATGCAATTGTAAAACCGGTATTCGGCTACAAGGGAAAAGGCATAATCAGAGTAAGGGAAGGAAAAATGGTAGAGCCTGATGGTAAAATCTCACAGATTCCCTGGGAAAAGCAGATCACCCAGATGATCGATAGCTGGGGAATGCTGTATATCCAGGAGTTCATAGAGAACCAGGGAAGGGACATCCGCGCTTTTGTGGTCAACGGCAAGGTGCTGGGTTCTATATACCGCAGTGCACAAAAAGGCCACTGGATAAATAACTTGAGCCAGGGCGGTACTTCGTCACCGTGCAGCCTTACGCCTTCCCAGGAAGAGATCTGTGCGAAGGCTGCAGAAGCCGTAGGCACCGTATTTGCAGGTGTGGACCTCATAGAAGGACCCGATGGCACTATGGTGCTGGAGGTAAATGGCACTCCTTCCGGGGCAGGTATATATAGCTCATGCGGAGTTAATGTTGCCGGACATATTCTCGACTACATACACTTAAGAGAATAA
- a CDS encoding alpha/beta fold hydrolase, which yields MEKVKIGELRIAFERKGEGVPLVLLHGGLSDSRMWHRQLDELSDEFTVVAWDAPGCGRSADPPETFRLPDFADCLAAFIEEIGLVKPHILGLSFGAGLALEFYHRYPDMTRSLILASAYAGWAGSLTPDIVAQRLVQGLQQSELLPEQVVQMWIPTLFVKSVSSEVIEETATIMSEFHPVGMRAMLLAFAEADLRDMLPTIKVPTLLLYGGADQRSPLNVAENLHAKIPTSKLVIIPGVGHEISLEAPGSFNAEVRSFLRVNRK from the coding sequence ATGGAAAAAGTCAAAATTGGTGAATTACGCATTGCATTTGAAAGGAAGGGCGAGGGGGTACCCCTTGTGCTCCTCCACGGCGGTCTTAGCGACAGCCGGATGTGGCACAGGCAGCTTGATGAACTGTCCGATGAATTCACAGTTGTGGCCTGGGATGCACCTGGATGCGGTCGCTCAGCAGATCCGCCTGAGACTTTCCGTTTGCCTGATTTTGCAGACTGTCTTGCTGCATTTATTGAGGAAATTGGATTAGTAAAGCCACACATTCTCGGTCTGTCATTCGGTGCCGGGCTTGCACTTGAGTTTTATCATCGATATCCTGACATGACAAGGTCCCTCATACTGGCTTCGGCTTATGCGGGATGGGCAGGATCACTTACTCCCGATATAGTAGCACAACGTTTGGTGCAGGGGCTTCAGCAATCTGAATTGCTGCCAGAACAGGTAGTTCAGATGTGGATTCCAACACTCTTCGTTAAATCTGTATCTTCTGAGGTAATTGAGGAGACAGCAACAATCATGTCCGAATTCCATCCTGTTGGAATGCGAGCTATGCTGCTTGCTTTTGCTGAGGCTGATCTGCGTGATATGCTTCCAACTATCAAAGTACCTACACTGCTGCTGTACGGTGGAGCAGACCAGCGTTCTCCTCTGAACGTCGCCGAGAACCTGCACGCTAAGATCCCAACATCAAAGCTTGTAATTATACCAGGCGTCGGGCATGAGATCAGCCTCGAAGCACCAGGATCATTCAATGCTGAAGTGCGCAGTTTTCTTCGAGTGAATCGGAAGTAG